In a genomic window of Afipia carboxidovorans OM5:
- a CDS encoding transcriptional repressor TraM: MDAMVFKKEDHTLSNADTATAMEALIEPLSDDEIEKLTIEAIRDYRSALDQAECAHNAWLASREKAAPATVHALHGEYVRQMLAHSAKQFLVATLIERLGYVPVVPVD; the protein is encoded by the coding sequence ATGGATGCGATGGTTTTCAAGAAAGAAGATCACACACTCAGCAATGCTGACACCGCAACTGCGATGGAGGCGCTCATCGAGCCGCTGTCTGACGATGAGATCGAAAAGCTGACGATCGAAGCGATACGCGACTATCGCTCTGCGCTCGATCAAGCCGAATGCGCCCATAATGCGTGGCTGGCGAGCCGCGAGAAAGCTGCGCCAGCGACCGTTCATGCACTCCACGGAGAGTACGTGAGGCAGATGTTAGCGCATAGTGCTAAACAGTTTTTGGTGGCAACACTGATCGAGCGTCTTGGATATGTACCGGTCGTGCCAGTCGACTAA